A section of the Pedobacter sp. HDW13 genome encodes:
- the kynU gene encoding kynureninase codes for MIFENSLAFAQSTDQQDPLNHLRDEFFFPQQNGKPFIYLCGNSLGLQPKTAKKYIDQQLVNWQNLAVEGWFEGDTPWMFFHKALKELMAPIVGASSQEVSPMNTLTVNLHLLMVSFYKPKGKRFKIIMEAGAFPSDQYAIESQVRFHGYDPKDAIIEVSPRAGEYTLRTADILAEIAKHGDEIALVMFGGINYFTGQWYNMPAITKAGHEAGAVVGFDLAHAAGNVPLQLHDWDVDFACWCSYKYQNSGPGGISGIFVHEKHFTDTSLDRFAGWWGYQEQERFKMTKGFVPEVGADGWQVSCTQVIPMALYYASLQIFEKAGFIQPLREKSKQLTAYLSYIIKEINGLLGEEQYQIITPKQRTTVAPSYRLLPNTIPKQYSRH; via the coding sequence ATGATTTTTGAAAATAGTTTGGCATTTGCCCAAAGTACGGATCAGCAAGATCCGTTAAACCACTTGCGTGACGAGTTTTTCTTTCCTCAGCAAAATGGAAAGCCGTTTATTTATTTATGCGGAAATTCTCTAGGGCTTCAGCCTAAAACAGCAAAAAAATATATCGATCAGCAATTGGTTAACTGGCAAAACCTTGCCGTAGAGGGATGGTTTGAAGGCGATACGCCCTGGATGTTTTTCCACAAGGCCCTGAAAGAACTCATGGCGCCTATTGTGGGGGCGAGTAGTCAGGAGGTTTCGCCAATGAATACCTTAACTGTTAACCTGCACCTGCTGATGGTGAGTTTTTATAAGCCAAAGGGCAAAAGGTTTAAAATTATTATGGAGGCAGGTGCCTTTCCGTCAGACCAGTATGCCATTGAAAGCCAGGTTCGGTTTCATGGTTACGACCCTAAGGATGCTATTATCGAAGTGAGCCCAAGAGCTGGCGAATATACCCTAAGAACAGCAGATATTTTAGCCGAAATAGCTAAACATGGTGATGAAATTGCCCTAGTAATGTTTGGTGGAATTAATTACTTTACAGGTCAATGGTACAATATGCCTGCCATTACCAAAGCGGGCCACGAGGCAGGCGCTGTAGTTGGTTTTGATCTGGCCCATGCAGCGGGCAATGTGCCTCTGCAATTACACGATTGGGATGTAGATTTTGCCTGCTGGTGCTCGTACAAGTATCAAAACTCGGGTCCTGGAGGAATAAGCGGCATCTTTGTTCATGAAAAGCATTTTACCGATACCAGTCTGGATCGTTTTGCCGGTTGGTGGGGCTATCAGGAGCAGGAACGATTTAAAATGACCAAAGGTTTTGTGCCCGAGGTAGGAGCAGATGGCTGGCAGGTAAGCTGCACACAGGTAATACCCATGGCCTTATATTATGCATCATTACAGATTTTTGAAAAAGCAGGGTTTATCCAGCCATTAAGGGAAAAGAGCAAGCAGCTAACGGCTTACCTGAGTTATATCATTAAAGAGATAAATGGATTATTGGGCGAAGAACAATATCAGATTATTACCCCGAAACAGAGGACGACCGTGGCGCCCAGCTATCGATTATTGCCAAACACAATCCCAAAGCAATATTCAAGGCATTAA
- a CDS encoding tryptophan 2,3-dioxygenase family protein, which produces MELTPEITDRLLKLEEKYTAMGQDMCSYLDGLLYADFLTYWDYIHLDTLLSLQNPKTPFPDEEIFIMYHQITELYFKLTLHECRQIAENAELTAAFFTTRVKRINAYFNALTTSFEVMVDGMDKEQFLKFRMSLLPASGFQSGQYRMIEICATDFNRLVDKSKRTELANASIEAQFEHIYWKFGATELASGKQTLTLKQFIKKYAGQFLQLANERVQTNFSALYLQLQAKGEDVSALAEELRKLDLYVNVEWPLSHYKSAVRYLEKDPVDVAATGGTNWQKYLPPRFQKRIFYPFLWTEDQMEEWGKGWVLEVLKSHRKEKP; this is translated from the coding sequence ATGGAACTGACTCCTGAAATTACCGACCGCCTGCTAAAGCTGGAAGAAAAATATACCGCAATGGGCCAGGATATGTGCTCGTACCTGGATGGATTGCTTTATGCCGATTTTTTAACTTACTGGGATTACATCCATCTGGATACACTTTTAAGCCTGCAAAATCCCAAAACACCATTTCCTGATGAAGAAATTTTCATCATGTACCACCAGATTACGGAGTTATATTTTAAATTAACACTCCACGAATGCAGGCAAATTGCCGAAAACGCCGAACTTACTGCTGCATTTTTTACCACGAGGGTGAAAAGGATTAATGCTTATTTTAATGCCTTAACCACTTCTTTTGAGGTAATGGTAGATGGAATGGATAAAGAACAATTTCTGAAATTCAGGATGTCGTTACTACCGGCCAGCGGTTTCCAGTCTGGTCAATACCGGATGATCGAAATTTGTGCAACTGATTTTAACCGCCTGGTTGATAAGAGCAAGCGCACAGAATTGGCAAATGCCAGTATTGAAGCACAATTTGAACACATTTACTGGAAATTCGGCGCGACAGAACTGGCCTCAGGAAAACAAACATTAACCTTAAAACAATTTATTAAGAAATACGCTGGTCAGTTTTTACAACTGGCCAATGAAAGGGTACAGACCAATTTTTCGGCATTGTATTTACAATTGCAAGCCAAAGGTGAAGATGTATCTGCACTGGCCGAAGAACTCAGGAAACTTGATCTATATGTAAATGTAGAGTGGCCGCTTTCGCATTACAAATCGGCGGTACGCTATCTGGAGAAAGATCCGGTTGATGTGGCCGCTACCGGCGGTACCAACTGGCAGAAGTATTTGCCTCCGCGTTTCCAAAAAAGAATTTTTTACCCCTTTTTGTGGACGGAAGATCAAATGGAAGAATGGGGGAAAGGCTGGGTGTTGGAGGTATTAAAAAGTCATCGCAAAGAAAAACCTTAA